The genomic DNA CGGCAGAGGCAATGCCAGGGCCACCACGGGCTTCACAGCTGTGAGCTCCACTGAGTCCGAAGCACATGTGTCCTAGTCCCAGCTTTGTCTCCAGTGTGCAGCACAGGGACAGGTCAGGGGAGGCACCTGAGGCATCCTCACTGTACAAACCAGGGTCTTCTGACCTGAGACCAATGCAGGGGCCACatcccagccccctcctctggTAAGGACAGCACAGAGAGAAACACGAAACCAGTGTTTATTGGTAAGCGCCGCACACAggccagccctggggctggggcctgggcctcCATGAGGAATGAATGGTTGGTCAGGAGGCCCACGTGGCTGCCCTGTGTGCCGAGACATGGTGGCGGCTCTGGGGTCAGTTCTTCTCCTAGGCTTTCCAGGTCCAGAAGTCCCTGTGGGGTCTGGGGCTGTGTCAGGCCAAGAAGCAGCCTTCGAGAGAAGCAGGACTTGTGGAGAGAGGTCAAAGAGGCCATGTGCCATCTCAGAACCTGCTAAGTCCAATATCAGCATGTGaaaggagggaaactgaggcaagatgGTAGAACCCAGAGGAAAAAGTGACGGGAAGTCTGATTGTGAGGTAGGGAGAACCAGCATCTCTCATGCCCAAGCCAGAGAGGGTGAGAGGTCTCCCAAGTGCTCCTTTGTCCTGGCTTCTGGAAGGGTGaccaggggaggagcagggctcTGGTTGGTCAGGGGTGAGTCCTGATCAGCTCCATCCCACAGGGATGTTTGGAGCGCAGCCAGGCTGGAGGGGGGCACAGTGCCTGGACCAGTCCTGTGGGCTCCCACCCTTGGTCCCTGCCCTGGAGAGAAGGCCAAGAAGGGGCTGGCAGCCTCATCCCTGCTGGGCCTTCACTGAGCCTTCTTGGTCACCCTCTGGTTCTTCAGCATCACGTAGGTGATGAACAATCCTGGAATAAATATACAAACAAGAATGGCCAGGTAAGATCTGGGCTCATGGAtgctgggaggacaaggcagggcAACCCACATGCAAGGTCATGGGCCTACCAACCACCCTCGAGGGCACTTGCTGTCTCCCCAGTCATTCAAGTCACACATCCGctcacattcattcaacaaacaccaaCTGAGTGCCTTTCTCAGGCAAAATGTTGCATTTGGTGTTTCAGACTCTAAGAAGAACAagacccacccatctatccatcacCCAATCAACCACTTGCCCACCCAacatccacctacccacccatctaCCCCATCATCCAGGCATCTGATTGTTGACTGACTCATCAAAACTACTTtcctgtgctgggtgctgagaaCATAGTAACAATAGAGACATAGTCCCTGTCCCTGTGAAGCCATGAGAGAGAGGTGCAGGGATTAGGAGCCAGGGTGATAAGAGGGTGAGAGGCGATTGAGGTGTGAGCAGAATGATGGGGGGGAGTGGGGAAAAAGAGAGACACACCATTAGAGTCCAAAAAGCCCAAGGCATTGGGAAGCTCAGAGGAGTTACTGACAGTGGCCTTGAAGGAGGAACATGAAAACCCCAGGGGAGAGTTGGGGGCAAGGAGTCTCAAGCAGATAAACAGCAAGTGTCAAAGCGTGGAAGTAATTTCAGAGGGGCCCTCCAGACACCCTGCCCAGGGTTGGGGCTGCAGTGAGGGGGTGACTTACCCACAAACAGGAGCAACAGGAGACCCACCGCCAGGGGGATGGCGACAGCATAGGCCCGGGGCAGGAAATACTTGTGGATGACATGCTGGCTGTCGATGAATGGCTGGCAGCCAGAGCAGAACTCTAGTGAGCTGCAGTCGCCTTGCCCAGCCCCTAGCTGCCTCGCCCAGCCCCCAGCCGAAACAACCCACCCCCTCCATCTAAGGGACATATCGTCTTTAGGACGATGGCATCTGGGTGCCGGtacttgtttctttccttcctttatttaatAGTTACTTACTGGGCACTTGCTTGGTGCCTGCCCTACGTTGGTGCTGGGAACCTGGCAGTGAACAGAAGCCAAGAGAACTGCCCTAAGGCACTCACAGTCTAGCAAAAGGTACATGAGGAATCCTTGAGTGACTCCCAACATGGGCTCCCAGGTCTTCTTTACTAACATCTTTCTCCAAAGGATACCAAGTTCTGCAAGATTTTGCCCTCCAAacacactgcatttttttttttttttgagacagagtctcactctgttgcccaagctagagtgccatggcatcagcctagctcacagcaacctccaactcctgggctcaagcaatccttctgcctcagcctcctgagtagctcggactacaggcatgtgccaccatgcctggctaattttttctatatatttttagctgtccaagtaatttctttctgtttcagtagagtcgaggtctcactcttgctcaggctgatttcaaactcctgagctcaaacgatccacctgcctcccagagtgctaggattacaggcatgagccaccgcgcctggcccacacTGCACTTCTTAAGCAATGATCAATAAATTTtcctacaagaaaaaaaacatcCTAAAGGCCCTCATAAAATCCACTGGTGCCTGCCATGCCCACGAGCCGGTAGGCTAACCAGAACCAGAACTCCCCCCAAAAGGCAAAGCAAACAGGGCACAGGGCTTTAAGTGCAGCAGTTAAATATGCGACCTTGGGCCagacccttctccctgagcctcagctccCTCATCTACAAAATGCGGACACCACTAGCATCTTCCTTGTAGTGCTGTTCAGGAGATTTCATGAGCTCAGGCAGGTATAGCacctagcacagcacctggcacttaGTGGCTGCTTAAATGGTGTTGTAGGTCGGCTTCAGGACCCAAGGATGGGGAAGGTGAGCCAAGGGCGGGAGAGACAGACATACCAAGAGAATCACCCAGGCCGTGTAGTAGGTGAAGATGATCAGGCTAATGGCGACGAGGCCGAATCCCACCACCTGGTCTGTCCCCGTGGCCTGAAGAAAAGGGAGGGCTCAGCTGACGAAGTGACTCTCCATTTATGGGCACTAATGGACGGGGGGCGTCGCGGCCTAATTACGCTCTAAGTTTCCCATTCATTCAGCCGATGCTAGGGAGGGCTGATTAGGGATCAGTTTCCAGGCTGGGAGAGAGTGCCAGGCCTCTGCGTGTTCATGCATACAGAGAGCAGGCGGGAGAGAGCACTCCCGGTTCCGAGTGCCCAAGCCCCAGCTCCCGAGCAAACCCCGGACCTCACCCTGGACGCCCACAGCCAAGAACTCAGCCCCAATCTCACCATTTCCCCGGCGCTCCGCCACCAGGGCACCAAGCCACATCCGGTTCCGGATCCGGGCCCTTCTGGCTTTGGGGCGCGGAGCGCGCCGGGAGTCGTAGTTCCCAGGCTGGCCCAGGAACACGTGGCCCGAGACCGGCAGGCCCCGCCTCCCTTTGCATCTCGGGAAATGTAGTTATCGAGGGAGTCATGGGTAAGATTTCTCCCCGAAGCTAGGGAATGGGACCAATGGGAGTTGGGAACCCGGACTGAGGGGCTTTCATGGCCACAGTCTTGCGCGatcgtcccccccccccccacgccaAAACCCATCTCTAAACATCCCAGAGTCCCAAAGCCAGAGCGGGATGGAGGTGGAGGATCGGAAGTCCcgtttttcagatggggaaagtgaggctcagagacgGGAGTCCTTGGTGAAGCCCACACTGGAACCCGACGGGGAGCCCTACTGCCTGGTGGTCTCGAGGCCCTAACTTGTCTGCTGAGGGCTAGGCTGCAGAGCCCGGCCTGGGACGGGATGAGGAGGGGCTGGCTGAGCCGACGTTGACGGGGAGGATTTCGACTGGAGGAGAGAGGGCGCCCCCTTGCCAATCGCCTGGCTTCGCTGGCGACCCTTTCCCGTACCTCCCTTCACCGTCTGCCTCTCTGGTCCTTGGTGTCGCAGCACCAGAGGTTTCGGACAGGCCCCTGACAAGGCCCCTTCGGTCTTGGAGGCCCTTTCCTCTGAGAACAAGGGGAGGCAGGGCCAGATCTTTGACGCTTCTCCAGCACCAAGACCTCATAGCTCGTGGGGCCGGCTGCGCCTCACCCCTCAATCTCACTGGGatgcctccccctgcccctgcaaGGAACCTTCACAGCTGGAGACAAGGGCTTCTTCCCCTctgcgtttgtgtgtgtgttgttgttgttgtttgaggcagggtctctcttttttgctagagtgcagtggcgtcatcatagctcactgcaacctcaaattcctgggctcaagcgatcctcttgcctcagcctccagagtagctggggctacagctaagtgccaccacacctggctaatttttatattttttgtagagaagctgtctcgctcttgttcaggctgccctcagtctcccaaagtgccaggattacaggggtttgggattacaggcatgagcctccgtgGTGGACCCCTGTGTGTTTGGATCAGCTGATTTACTTAGTTGGTCTGGGCCATATTGTAAGCGCCCCAAGGCTAGGGTCTGTggtcactgctgtatccccagaacCATAATGGGTTTGGCACAAAGTAGGAGCTTTAAATCAATCAACCAGCTGTAAGagtcagagattttttttttttagatcctcGAATGCCCTGAGTTGGTTGTGGAGTCACTTGGCCTGCTGTCCTCACttgagagggcaggggagagttGTCTGGGTCTGGCATAGTTTGCTCCCACCAGCAGCATTTATCTCCTGTCATCAGAGCCCCTGTCTATGGGGGCTGCCCTCCCAAAGTTGACACGATCAACCCTTTTTCTCCCACAGCCCAGTTCTATTCCTCACCACTAAGGACAGACGGCTCAGCTGGGAGCCAACTTTTCCCTCCCTGCCCACGTATGCATAGAACAGAGGAGGGGACTGAGAACCCCCTTCAGGGTTTAAAGAGGCTACAACTGGAGTTGAGTCCTAGAAGGGGTGGGGATAATGATTGTTCTGGGGCACAGATAGAGGCCTGGTGGCCTGGCCAAAGCTACTGAGGCTTCCTGTCACCTCTGAGCTTGTTAAAGGCCCAGAGTGACCTGGCTGTCCCAAAGCTTGGCTAAGCCACTGAAATTCTATGTAACTTGGGACAGTCAGGAACAGGGGTGAGGGGCCCAGACCAACCTGTAGACAATGCCAGTCTGAGGCTTTAGTTAGGGAACACACCCAGCACCTCCTGTAGTGCAGGCTGTATACCCACGTTCTCATTTGATCCATAACCCCATTTgcagcagaggaaactgaggcacagttaTTTGTCCTCAGGCATTTTCTTAGAAGCCACCTGATTGTAGGGAAGGTCCACAGAGCAGTGGTTAGAACTTGGGTTTGGAGATCAAAGCTGTCACTCAGTGTGGCAAGTAACTGCCCACCTGGGACTGTTTCCTTTCCAGGACTCTGGAGCAATAAAGGTGGTGATAATTGTGACTGCAGTCAGGACTGGGAGAAACTGGACCACCTACATTTTCCCCACCGGTGGAATGTCACCTTATACATCTGGCTTCCTTCTGATGTTGTCTTTGAGCCCAAAGTCAATGTAACAAAGtaacaaggtaaaaaaaaaactcagcaaaaCAAAATCcgcaatatttaattttttttccccaaaccaaGACACTGACATTAGGCTGATTTCCCCTTACAATGTTATTTTCTACAATAGAAGCTGGGACACAAATACAAACACAGCCCACTGAACTGGAAGTAGTGGTGGCAGCATTCTCTTACAAAGGAGGGGGATTACAGAAAAAAAGGACCCCTCCCCCATTTCCTCAATTACCTCCCTAAAGACAGAGGAAAACGTGGACATTCCCCTCCTGGCAGATCATGCCATGTGGTCAGTTTGTGGggtttaacaggaaaaaaaaaaaatcttaaaaa from Microcebus murinus isolate Inina chromosome 12, M.murinus_Inina_mat1.0, whole genome shotgun sequence includes the following:
- the DPM2 gene encoding dolichol phosphate-mannose biosynthesis regulatory protein is translated as MGFGVGGGGTIAQDCGHESPSVRVPNSHWSHSLASGRNLTHDSLDNYISRDAKGGGACRSRATCSWASLGTTTPGALRAPKPEGPGSGTGCGLVPWWRSAGEMATGTDQVVGFGLVAISLIIFTYYTAWVILLPFIDSQHVIHKYFLPRAYAVAIPLAVGLLLLLFVGLFITYVMLKNQRVTKKAQ